The DNA window CTACTACGAAGCAGGATGCTCAACAACTCATATCTTTTGAGGAACATTTTTACACATCAAAAATTCAGAAGCGTACAAATAGAGCTAATAAATCTGGATACTGTATTCTGAATCTCCCAAAATTAGCTGAGCTATTCACACCCAAAAGTAGGCAAAGAAAGGTATATTTCTGTAGTTAGACTTATAGTTGCATAAGCACCCTTGCATGCGGTACGATGTCATCATGACCGAATCTATGAAACTGAAAATACATTGTTGTGTACTAATTTTGGCTCCTCGGAAGCTAGTACAAAAGAAGAGGATCCAATTGGATATTGTTCTTATCTTCCTagaaaagaaaggtaaaaaactGATTCAGTGCTGATTCCAGGTAGGTAAATAATCTATTCACCTTGATTAACCCACGAGTTTATATACTTATTCCTCGATTTTATCCTGTCTAGCAGGTTTGCAATAGACGTTGGTATAGGTTACTCAATCTGAGGTAATGGAGTAGATCAAACGACTGGGCCACTCAAATGTGATTTTCATCAATTAGTCATCACGGAACTGGCATACTTCTTCCCTCGATTTTCTTCTATCGAGTAGGTTCTTTATTAGAGATGGAATCAGAAGGGGAGATGTTATATCCTCAATATGCAAATTCAAGCTAAACAGTCAGAAGCAACAAACTGAATGTCCCAGCGAAACAACAAACTGTACTACAAGAGTCTGAAGAATTTCTTGGCTGCACCATTACTAATGAAGTTAACATCCACCCGCCAAATGATATTTGATCTAGGGGTAGGATAAAGAGAATTAAGGGGCATAATGAGAAAGGATGCAAAATAGGTAACAACAATAAGGCGAAGGTGTCGCAGCTATGCGAGATTCTATCTGTTTGTTCGCGTTTAAAAACAGTTTTTTTATCTGTCTCACTTCATGAACTGATAATTGGATATTGACTCTAACTGCAATACTTTTTTGTTTGTGTGAATGACATAGTTAATATTCATTCATCATTATGTACAGTTTTGTTGCAACTGAAATATATGTATTTCTACCTATCGGAATGCTTAGACTTTCCTGTCTACATATATATCACAAAATAACAAGTTAGATGCTTGCAGAAAACACATAAATTACCAGATATCTTGTAACGCAGTATAAAATACCTTGTGGTTCCGGGCAATACTGACCCTCTTCTTAATAGCCCCAAGCTCCTGAAAGAAACCTGCAAAATAATCGAAACCAACAAAGATGATATTAGGACCAGACcccttgcatcacctgcacttCTCCAAGCTCTAACGACAGAGACATACCTTGCATCTGGTCCTTGTAGAAGCCGTGGGGGATATGGCCGGTACATAGGACAGGGGTCGTGTTCTCCGGCTCCTCCGGTTGCTTCACCTCTCGGATCCTCTGCTCTTTCCTCTCCGGCAGCTACACCAATTACAACACAACATCAGGGACACGGAAAAAATGCA is part of the Triticum urartu cultivar G1812 unplaced genomic scaffold, Tu2.1 TuUngrouped_contig_697, whole genome shotgun sequence genome and encodes:
- the LOC125531338 gene encoding uncharacterized protein LOC125531338 isoform X2 — its product is MVQQARRAVGVAGSAGSGRGGQGQGRGLGEMRTRGATATASAANTELPERKEQRIREVKQPEEPENTTPVLCTGHIPHGFYKDQMQGFFQELGAIKKRVSIARNHKM